A part of Setaria viridis chromosome 8, Setaria_viridis_v4.0, whole genome shotgun sequence genomic DNA contains:
- the LOC117866253 gene encoding disease resistance protein Pik-2, whose protein sequence is MELVVGASDATMKSLLGKLGGLLAQEYTLIRGVRGDIQYINDELTSMQAFLRDLSSAPEEQGHRMKDWMKQIRDMAYDCEDCIDDFAHRLPNDSISDVRCSFLVGIIYDVWTWWPRHEIASNIADLKIRAQHIAERRGRYGVDNPRNRNGNSSGARAATYDIAEHQVASRQLIGMKEQPVGVTADMEKLEKWVDRPDEDHGVLSIIGFGGVGKTTIAIALYRKVSNKFDCRAWVNVSQNYDKEAVLRSILKQVMPQDKDQISREKNFQDGDQEAVQSTGQGSSEKKHLAAHVMNTLKRAVPFVRGHKQQGNDGSSDEKQMKTETMYGDELVNEVKEHLKEKSYLLLIDDIWSAKTWGDIRNCLPVENKKCSRIIVTSRFQAVGAACSPSGTNNLLHTVDFLSAVESKNLFKRSVYESKSSKDSEKVQDKVPEEILKICGGLPLAIVSMAGLVACNSSKAISHWDKVCKSIFPESVTALSLDGVTRILDFCYNDLPGDLKTCALYLSMFPKGSKISMKRLTRRLTAEGFVSEKQGLTEEEVAETYFNQLMRRKLIRPVEHNSNGKVKTFQVHDMVLEYIVSKSSEENFITVVGGHWMMPPPSNKVRRLSMQSSGSKHENMTKNINLSQVRSVTVFGSLKQLPFHSFNNGIIQVLDLEGWKGLKQKHLHDICKMLVLKYLSLRRTEIAKIPKKIGKLEYLEALDIRETRVEQLPKSVGQLKRISIILGGNKNPRKGLRLPQEKSKESKNDTSSQEKSKSSQEKSMLIKEKTKDGMKGLRVLSGIEVVGESTAIVGLHQLTGLRKLAIYKLNIPEHSETFKELHSSIEYLCSCGLQTLAINDEGSHFINSLDSMSTPPRYLIALELSGMLKNPPQWMAKLNTLNKLTLSLTVLRTDTFKLLQDLPSLFSLTFSLSAAKQNQDKIKDILQKNKSDSDGEIFIPAGFPSLKLLRFFAPLVPKLGFGDNAIPALEMIQARFEAFEGLFGIDTLENLREVHLRVNGLAAELKESDEAGTHETVAPEIEGRKEAAEITRFLVEDLRNYTTDKLKVIVDYITNA, encoded by the exons ATGGAGTTGGTGGTAGGTGCTTCGGATGCAACCATGAAATCTCTCCTGGGCAAGCTCGGTGGCCTTCTCGCCCAGGAGTATACTCTGATCAGGGGGGTTCGCGGTGACATCCAGTACATCAACGATGAGCTCACCAGCATGCAGGCCTTCCTCCGCGACCTCAGCTCTGCCCCGGAGGAGCAGGGCCATCGGATGAAGGATTGGATGAAGCAGATCCGTGACATGGCCTACGACTGCGAGGACTGCATAGATGACTTTGCCCATCGTCTCCCTAATGACTCCATCAGTGATGTCAGATGCTCCTTCCTAGTCGGAATAATTTATGATGTCTGGACATGGTGGCCTCGTCATGAAATTGCTTCCAACATTGCTGACCTCAAGATCCGGGCACAACATATTGCGGAAAGACGCGGTAGATATGGAGTGGACAACCCAAGAAACCGCAATGGCAACAGTTCTGGAGCCCGTGCCGCTACATATGACATTGCGGAGCATCAGGTCGCCAGCCGTCAGCTCATCGGTATGAAGGAGCAGCCTGTGGGTGTGACGGCTGACATGGAGAAGCTTGAAAAGTGGGTAGACAGACCTGATGAGGATCATGGTGTTCTGTCCATAATCGGATTCGGCGGTGTGGGGAAGACCACCATTGCCATAGCATTGTACCGGAAAGTCAGTAATAAATTTGACTGCCGTGCTTGGGTTAATGTGTCCCAGAACTACGACAAAGAGGCAGTCCTAAGGAGTATTCTGAAACAAGTCATGCCACAAGACAAAGATCAGATTTCTCGGGAAAAAAATTTCCAAGACGGAGATCAGGAGGCAGTCCAAAGCACAGGGCAGGGAAGCTCGGAGAAGAAGCACCTAGCAGCACACGTTATGAACACATTAAAGCGAGCTGTGCCATTCGTGAGAGGGCACAAACAGCAAGGCAATGATGGGAGCTCTGATGAAAAGCAGATGAAGACTGAAACAATGTACGGTGATGAACTCGTCAACGAAGTGAAAGAGCACCTGAAGGAAAAGAG CTACCTGCTCTTAATTGATGACATATGGTCTGCAAAAACATGGGGGGATATCAGAAATTGTTTGCCTGTAGAGAACAAAAAATGCAGTAGAATAATAGTGACTTCAAGATTTCAAGCTGTTGGTGCAGCATGCTCACCAAGTGGCACAAATAATCTTCTGCATACAGTTGATTTTCTTAGTGCTGTTGAGTCCAAGAATTTGTTCAAGCGAAGTGTCTATGAATCCAAAAGCAGCAAAGATAGTGAAAAGGTACAGGATAAAGTCCCAGAGGAGATATTGAAAATATGTGGAGGGCTGCCATTGGCCATAGTCAGCATGGCTGGTCTTGTAGCCTGCAACTCAAGCAAGGCCATTAGTCACTGGGATAAAGTTTGCAAATCAATATTTCCAGAGAGTGTGACTGCTCTCTCCTTGGATGGGGTTACAAGGATACTTGATTTCTGTTACAACGATTTGCCGGGAGATCTTAAGACCTGTGCACTGTACTTGAGCATGTTTCCAAAAGGTTCCAAAATTAGTATGAAGCGTTTGACTCGGCGATTGACAGCTGAAGGTTTTGTTAGTGAGAAGCAAGGGCTCACGGAAGAGGAAGTTGCAGAGACATATTTTAATCAGCTCATGAGAAGGAAGCTAATACGTCCTGTGGAGCACAACAGCAATGGAAAAGTAAAAACATTTCAAGTTCATGACATGGTTCTTGAATACATCGTTTCCAAGTCAAGTGAAGAGAACTTTATTACTGTGGTTGGCGGCCACTGGATGATGCCACCACCCAGCAATAAAGTACGTCGACTCTCTATGCAAAGCAGTGGTTCCAAGCATGAAAATATGACAAAAAACATAAACTTGTCTCAAGTGCGGTCGGTGACTGTTTTTGGAAGCCTGAAGCAATTGCCTTTCCATTCATTCAATAATGGAATAATACAGGTGCTGGATCTTGAGGGCTGGAAGGGTTTGAAACAGAAACATTTGCATGACATATGCAAAATGCTTGTGTTGAAGTATTTGAGCCTCCGGCGAACGGAGATTGCAAAAATCCCCAAGAAGATTGGGAAATTGGAGTATCTTGAAGCCCTTGACATAAGGGAGACACGTGTTGAGCAGCTACCAAAATCTGTAGGCCAGCTAAAACGGATCAGTATTATACTTGGTGGGAATAAAAACCCACGGAAGGGCTTGAGGTTGCCTCAAGAAAAAAGTAAGGAATCGAAAAATGATACGTCCTCTCAAGAAAAAAGTAAGTCTTCTCAAGAAAAAAGTATGTTGATAAAAGAGAAAACCAAGGATGGAATGAAAGGACTTCGTGTGCTGTCAGGTATTGAGGTTGTAGGGGAATCAACAGCTATAGTAGGCCTTCATCAGTTGACAGGGCTAAGGAAGCTTGCCATTTACAAGCTTAACATACCAGAACACAGTGAAACGTTCAAAGAACTACACTCCTCTATTGAGTACCTTTGCAGCTGTGGCCTGCAGACTCTAGCAATCAATGATGAAGGTTCTCATTTTATCAACTCATTGGACTCTATGTCCACGCCTCCAAGATATCTCATTGCCCTTGAGCTGTCTGGCATGTTGAAAAATCCCCCACAGTGGATGGCCAAACTCAATACACTCAACAAGTTAACGCTATCTCTGACAGTTCTCCGGACTGATACATTCAAGCTCCTCCAGGACCTGCCATCACTGTTTTCTCTCACATTTTCACTTAGTGCAGCAAAGCAAAATCAGGACAAAATAAAGGACATCCTCCAGAAGAATAAATCAGATTCTGATGGGGAGATCTTTATTCCAGCAGGATTCCCGAGTCTTAAGCTGCTACGCTTCTTTGCACCCCTTGTGCCAAAGCTGGGATTTGGTGACAATGCAATACCAGCATTAGAGATGATTCAGGCGCGGTTTGAAGCCTTTGAAGGTTTATTTGGCATCGACACATTAGAAAACCTCCGGGAGGTGCACCTCAGAGTTAATGGCCTAGCGGCGGAATTAAAAGAAAGTGATGAAGCAGGAACACATGAAACAGTAGCCCCTGAAatagaaggaaggaaggaagccgCTGAAATCACCAGGTTCTTGGTCGAAGATTTGAGGAACTACACTACTGATAAGCTGAAGGTAATCGTTGACTATATCACCAATGCTTGA
- the LOC117833364 gene encoding bHLH transcription factor RHL1-like yields MCNVPIPTFTARNQMTVTTTQGAQIPQKMPSWVNENKSECPVSRPPDVQNQANSAANGVGVKPRVRALRGQATDPHSIAERLHREKISDMMKKLQDLVPNSNKETKLSG; encoded by the exons ATGTGTAATGTGCCTATCCCTACTTTCACTGCTCGTAACCAGATGACAGTCACCACAACACAAGGAGCACAGATTCCTCAAAAG ATGCCTTCATGGGTCAATGAAAATAAAAGTGAGTGTCCTGTTAGCCGTCCTCCTGATGTGCAAAACCAAGCAAATTCAGCTGCAAATGGTGTCGGTGTGAAGCCACGAGTAAGGGCTCTTCGAGGACAGGCAACTGATCCTCACAGTATTGCTGAACGG CTTCACAGGGAAAAAATTTCAGACATGATGAAAAAACTGCAAGACCTTGTCCCTAATTCCAATAAG GAGACAAAACTCAGCGGCTGA